TGTGCGGGTTGGTCAGGCCGACGGGTTTCATCGGGCCAAAACGCAATGTTTCCGGTCCGCGCGATGCCATCACTTCGATCGGCATGCATCCTTCGAAATAGGGCGTGTTGGCTTCCCATTCCTTGAATTCTGTTTTTTCGGATGTCAGCAACGCATCAATGAACGCGTAATACTGATCCTTGTTCATGGCGCAGTTGATATAGTCCTTGCCCGTACCTGCCGGGCCTTCTTTATCATAGCGGGATTGGAACCACGCCGCGTCCATGTTGATGCTGTCTTTATAGACGATCGGTGCAATGGCATCGAAGAACGCCAGTTCATTTTCACCGCCCAGATTTTTAATCGCATCGGCCAGAGCGGGGGAGGTCAAGGGGCCGGTGGCAATAATAACGCTGTCCCAGTCTTCCGGGGGCAGGCCAGCCACTTCGCCACGTTCAATGGTGACCAGCGGATGATCGTGCAGGGCCTTGGTCACGGAATCCGAAAATGCGTCGCGGTCAACGGCCAGCGCACCGCCCGCAGGCACGGCGTGTTTGTCGCCCATCTGCATGATCAGCGAATTGCATTTGCGCATTTCCGCGTGCAGCAAGCCAACGGCGTTTTGTTCCGCATCATCCGACCGGAACGAGTTGGAGCAGACAAGTTCCGCCAATCCTTCGGTCTTGTGTGCGTCGGTGGGGCGCACCGGGCGCATTTCGTGGAGAATGACGGGCACGCCAGCCTGCGCGATTTGCCATGTGGCTTCGCTTCCGGCCAGACCGCCGCCAATAACATGAATGGGTTTTACGGTCATTGGTCTGATTACGAATCTTTGTACAGGTCGATGTTTTTGGAATAGTAGCTGCCCGAACGGTAGAAACCGTTGCGTTGATATAGACGTTCAGCATCTTCGGCGCCGATATCGGTATCC
The window above is part of the Micavibrio aeruginosavorus ARL-13 genome. Proteins encoded here:
- the trmFO gene encoding methylenetetrahydrofolate--tRNA-(uracil(54)-C(5))-methyltransferase (FADH(2)-oxidizing) TrmFO — encoded protein: MTVKPIHVIGGGLAGSEATWQIAQAGVPVILHEMRPVRPTDAHKTEGLAELVCSNSFRSDDAEQNAVGLLHAEMRKCNSLIMQMGDKHAVPAGGALAVDRDAFSDSVTKALHDHPLVTIERGEVAGLPPEDWDSVIIATGPLTSPALADAIKNLGGENELAFFDAIAPIVYKDSINMDAAWFQSRYDKEGPAGTGKDYINCAMNKDQYYAFIDALLTSEKTEFKEWEANTPYFEGCMPIEVMASRGPETLRFGPMKPVGLTNPHTNERPYAVVQLRQDNALGTLYNMVGFQTKMKYAEQTRVLKMIPGLEDAVFARLGGLHRNTFINSPKLLDGQLRMKAMPRLRFAGQITGCEGYVESASVGIMAGRFAAAERLGQSLIAPPQTTAMGAILSHITGGANAETFQPMNVNFGLFPPAEETDGRGRPVRGGDKKRALTSRALRDLDQWLAQQQRQAA